A single region of the Longimicrobiaceae bacterium genome encodes:
- a CDS encoding DUF6010 family protein, producing MIEQIGLLVVGAALAAGFAAILRLPTVRNPGRRHGTALLVAALIYVVFAVVGESVSGVAVELAGVAAFGAIAVAGIRRRSPALLAFGWAVHTLWDVLLHSSGPGFLYTPRGYAALCIGFDLVLAALIAKGWAGRTEPRTSAVAEV from the coding sequence ATGATCGAGCAGATAGGTCTCCTGGTGGTCGGGGCGGCACTGGCGGCGGGTTTCGCGGCAATCCTCAGGTTGCCCACCGTGCGCAACCCCGGCCGGCGTCATGGGACGGCGCTCCTGGTCGCGGCGCTGATCTACGTCGTCTTCGCCGTGGTGGGCGAGTCGGTAAGTGGAGTGGCGGTGGAGCTGGCGGGGGTGGCGGCGTTCGGCGCGATCGCGGTGGCCGGGATCCGCCGCCGCTCGCCGGCCCTGCTGGCGTTCGGTTGGGCGGTGCACACGCTGTGGGACGTATTGCTCCACTCGAGCGGTCCCGGATTCCTCTACACGCCTCGCGGATACGCGGCTCTCTGCATCGGGTTCGATCTGGTGCTTGCCGCGCTGATCGCGAAAGGGTGGGCGGGCCGGACCGAACCTCGAACGAGCGCTGTGGCGGAGGTGTAG